Within the Maridesulfovibrio zosterae DSM 11974 genome, the region GAATTGTTTTTTGAAGAACGCTTTTTTGCCTCATCATTTGAAAGCAATCCTGATTTTGCTTCTATTGCTAAAGGATTTGGAATACCTGCTTTTGACCTTGATGATCAGGATAATCCGGAACTTTTTTTACGCAAAATTTTAGGACAGGATGGTCCGTGCGTTATCAATATACCTATTGGCTTAGAGAATAAGGTTTTTCCTATGGTTCCACCTGAATGTGCAAATCGTGAAATGATTGGAGATTAAGATGCATAACTATGTAATTGAACTTTTAGTTCGTAACCATGCCGGGGTAATGAGTCAGATAACAGGACTTTTTTCAAGAAGGAATTTTAATCTTGAGGGTATTATATGCGGCCCTGTAGGTGATGGAGGGGAAAGCAGGATGATTTTAACTGTTGCTGATAACAGTAAGCTTGAGCAAATATTACTCCAGCTTGAAAAACTTTACGACGTATTACAGGTACACAAGGTTGATGATCATCCATTAACAAAGGTTTTAGAAGAACTGTAAATAACTAAACTCCGGTTGGCATTAATTGTTGACCGGAGTTTAGTTTGAAGAACAATTCTAAATGATCAATTTTCGTTCAAAACTATTCAGTTATGTGTTTTAGGGCATGTGAAACCAGTCTGATTCAGCATTTTTTTATCAAACCTGTTTTATGGAGAGTTGAAAGGTCTTTTTCAAGTGCTTCAGAAACTATTTAAAATTAACTTTTTTAGCTTACTAATGATATAATGAATGTCTGCCGGAAATATAAGTTAAAATTAATTGTGTAATACTTTAATATA harbors:
- the ilvN gene encoding acetolactate synthase small subunit, coding for MHNYVIELLVRNHAGVMSQITGLFSRRNFNLEGIICGPVGDGGESRMILTVADNSKLEQILLQLEKLYDVLQVHKVDDHPLTKVLEEL